In Salvelinus namaycush isolate Seneca chromosome 12, SaNama_1.0, whole genome shotgun sequence, the DNA window GGTATATCATTATTTGTGTTCTATGGGCTTAATAGAGTTATTTACTCCCAAACCATCCTTGCCTGGAGGTGCTGAATTGTGTATCTATTAGGCCTACACTATCAATGAAATGAACCTGTGCAAGAATGTTCTTTTAAtatttgttgtgtgtgtgctcATTTTCTCTTTACATGTGTTTTTTTTGACACATTAGATGAAATGTACATAGTTATTACATTACATAATCAAAGGGTGTTCATATAGGTAAGTCATTATGATGTTTGATAAGGAATTATTAAATGTTTTGTTATACAACAATCTATGTTTTGGGAAAGACATATATTGGCCCATGCACTCTGCATTTAGGAAAAACCTTTTGAGGGAGCATGTTGGACCAGTTATGTTCCAGTTGGATGGATTCTTATCCCAGGTGGCACTAATGCTGTTGCTCTTGTTGCTCTTGTGAGTGAAACTTCACCTGCTACTGCCTAAGGAGAGTGGTTGAAAGTTGTTTTGGATAACTGTGTCAGCGATGTAAGCCTGTGGTGGTGGCTGTTGTAAACGCCATGTATTTTTAGTAGCTACAAGCATTGCATGATGAGCAGTGATGTATCATCATGCATAATGGCAAAATTAGACCTGTGCTCTGCCACTGCATGTCCACTACACTGACTTAGCCAACTCCAACCTTTTTATTATAGGCTACGTGGGTTGGTCCCGATTTCAACCCTATCTAAGTAAGTAATTGCATGATTTTCATATTTAATATTCACATTGACTGTCTAGCCTACTCCTATCGATATATTTTGAATGACTTTATGTATGCCTACTGGCCTTAATCCAAGGAATGTATTTCGTCACTAGGGAATGTTGCCAAACTCACAGGCTGACGGCAAAAAGGAACTCAAGGACTTTGGAAGCGAACTTCGTCCATACACAAACTTGCAGCAAACCAAACATTCTTAAAACCAAGCATTCAACTGTTCTATCGGGGTGTTCAGTTGTTTGATGACTTTTGTTGGTGCTTCACTCGTTTGTAGGCTATAACCTTTAAATTAATATTAAACGTTAGGATAGGCCAACTAGAGGAGTTTCATAGGTGAAACAGGCAGCGCTTCTCTCCGGCAACGCATTTGCCATATTGGACACAGACAATTTTTATCATTGCACACTCTCTCAAGAGGAAGAAAAAACACGATTATAGTCCATCGACAGAACTCCTTTTCGCCTTCATGAATGGTGAGCGCAAATCTGTCATGAAGGATATTTCTGCTGACTATATGTCAAAATGTATGGATCCGTGAGCAAAATGttaatcaaatgttttatttatgaAATAACGACATATTCGTTTTCATAAACGTTTTTATATAAACTGGGTATATAATGTGTGGTTTAGGCTACAAACTTCTGACAAAAGACTGTTAAATTACGCAATAGGGCAATCCTCCTATTTTTTAGGCTCAGTCCTATTATTGCCTCACTGTTTTGTTCACTGGAATAGGGCTATGACTTTAAATTCTTATTAATGTGGCCTATTTGATAAATTCCGTTTTCTTAAACATTTTTTCAACTCTGACGGCCTATCAGCGTAAACGCCGTTTTTTGGACTATGGAGATTCCAGTTGGATTAGGAGGAGTTTGTGACTCCCCAAACATAGTTTTTCGCGGACCTTTCCAAAACGTTTTCCACAACGTGAAAGCTACACTGCCTAGTAACACTACTGTCACCGAAACCTTGGACTTTTCTAGTTCGTACAGTTTCATGCAGAATAAACACCCCTGGGAGATGCGCCAAACTAACCGGCAATCACCCCGAAAAGAAATATCGTCAGGGACGGCTCGCAATTCTGACATTGAAGTGAGGGAAGATGACAGCATTAGTTTTTCCAGAACACTCGAATCGGATGCAAGTCGTATCCATTTTTCCAAAAGCTCAACAGGAAACAAAACCGGGTTTTCCTCTGTGAACGAATCAGACTATCCAAACGCGAATGGATACGGATCCTGTCGCTCTGGACCGTTAGCCTGCAACACTAAACAACAGTGCTGTCAACCAGCTGTGCCCCATCACGGAGTGGAGTTAAGTCCTAACAGTTACGCCCGTGTGGCGAACAGTTGTTCCAATTCTGCCTGCACCACCATATCAGAAACGGCGAGGGAGCTCTGCAACGCTGTCTCTGTGTCGCTGGGATTGACCATGGACTTGAATGAGATGAATGACCTGGGACCAAATTACGCACCATCCAGTGCAAATGACCAAAGTCAAGGCAACTATTTGTTTCAGGTGCCTCTATTGAATTGTTCTGGAGCTGAAGAAAACGTCTCCATTACAGAATACAAATGCCCTAGTGAGCGCAATGCCAGGCCACTACAAAGTGATAAACGAGTTGAGATGTTTAAAAGTTCCCCAGCAAATGACCTTACAGAAGAAGTGGCGACCATGGAGCACCTTAGCTCCAGACATCCATCCACAGATGAACAGGACTTTAGACTGAATGAAAAGAGTGATGACCCGACTTCAAAAGAAACAGAGAATTCTTTGAATACAAGAGCACGCTCTGCATCTTGTCATTTTGACCCACTGTTGCCAGCACACTTGGCACACTTCAGTCAAACTGACCCAGACAGATTCTCGTCTCATGTCATCCCAGCACATGTCTGTGAAACTGGAGAAACAATGGAGGACAAATATGCTGACTACTTACAACAACAGTACAGTGTCAAGATAAAATATGAGGCCATTAGTAATGAACCTGCCGGAACGTCATGGGGCTATCAGTACAACAGGTATAATGACAATGACAACACACAATATGGACCGAGGCAGGGTATGAATCCATACAGTGCGGGACCAGACTCCGCGTTCATTTGTAACCCTTATGAATATGAGCGGGGTGGTGGTCTGGTGCGCAGAGAGCGGCCAACTTCTGAGCAGTGGTACCCGGGCGGGATGCTAGGGAGGATGCCCTATCCCAACTCCCCGTACTTAAAGAATGAGGTCGGGGACTGGCTGGATGTCTCTTACACAGATGCCAGGTAAGAAGGTTATTAAAACTCACAaattcacaaacactttacattacAGTGCCCTTATTAAGGGGTAATTAACCTACATGTTTAAATGTAGTGTAACAAAGCAATCTTTCACCTGTCACGTTTTACAATGTTATGGGCTGCATAATTCTTCATTCCCTCTTCCAACAGACTATCACAATGTACTTACTCTATAGTAGACTACTGTTATATTTATGATGTATTTGATCAAAAACAAAATCAACGACCCCATTGTCAAATGGTTATATTGCAAATGATATAGTGCTGTATTGTATTATCTTCATGAATGTACAACATCTGGAGTAACAATGACTTCTGCATGAGTTAGACCACTATTGATTCTGAAAAGGATAGCTGTGAACAGTGTTGAAGGAACAGAAAAAAGACCACATTTTACCAGTTCAGATTTTTTAAACATAGAGGAATTGCAAAGTTTCACCTCAATATCTTCATGATCACACTCCAGTCAGCTTTGGGGTTTCCCATTGATGCACATGTCTTTCTCTCAGGGACTTTGCAGACAAGGCAAACAAGGTGACTTGTTAGGCACTTGCTCATTGTCATTACAGCAAATAAAGATGTTATCAGCCTACTTTGTAGCCTACTTTGAGCATCTATAGTTATAAGCTCTGAATAGTGTATGCCCAGAGTGCTTGTCAGTTTTGCTTTTTTAAACAGGACGTTCTAGGCTTCATGTGTGTATATCTTTTTCCTCTGATTTAATTGGACACAAAGCCACAAGCCACATGATTTAAATATTTGTTGTGTACAGTTCCATGGAACAATTCTCAACagtaaaataatacatttgttAGGCTACTTTGAAAATGAACTGTTTCCAACATAAATTTGGTCAACCTGCATGTAGAATGTGCAACTAATATCATGCAAAATCTCTGCAAAGCAAGCATTGCATTTGTAGtgtctatattacactgagtacgGTCCTTGAGCACATGTTAGTTGTCTTAATGTTTTACTCACAGTGGTTTGGTGATTGGTGTAGTTGTAGTAGGATGGATAAAATGACGTGCAAGAGAGCCCTTAATGGACCAAGCATGGTCTGAAGTTCCGTGATCAGGATCATTGCGCAATACTAGAATCCCATTGTTTACTATTCAATATCTGGTTTTACATATTGTTTACGTTTGAGAAGCAGGAATCTCAAATTACCAGAAAACAGGAATTTTACTTCCTTTCTGAGCTAATTTTTTAGCAAATATCTGAGCAAATGTTCATGTTGCTCTCACCTGGAGGTTGACACACTCATTTAACATCCTGCTCTTTATTTCTGAGGAAAGGTTGCTAAATGAGAGCTGTAACTGTATAGTGTAATGTATATGGTGTACATCATTTTCATTCAACAGTACTGTATGTGCTCAGAAATTTGCCCAGAGAGGTAGTCAAAACAATCTCAACTTTAAAGGGGAACTGTAATGTTTCAAGAACTTATCATGTAGCCTACAGAGTAAGAGGAAGACATTATATACAAACTAGATGCTCTGTGAAGATTGACTTCTAAGGGTCAGTAACAATTCAATGAACAGACTTTCTTCTCTTACACACAAGACATCACATACCCTAACACTGAATGGAGGGAGAATCTGTTATCGGTCCGGTCATAATGTTTTTTATTTCACTCCAAAAAAAGCTACCGATGTTCGTAACTCCCATATATTCAGAACAAGAAATGCTATAAAATCATGTTTACAGTATAAACTGTTTACTAACATGATCATATGAGACGTGGACCTCTATTCATTTAAATTCAGGAAATATCTAAAACAAATTTCTTCCTTCCTGCCCTGTGAGAAATCTTTCTCTAAATCAGACTGATTTGCAGTTCAAATGTGGTTACACAATATACAGTAATCACATAATAATACAGTTGGACACATCCATTCCTTCTATAAAGCTTGTTAAAGTAAAATACTAATTGTATGTACCATTTTTAAGCATGAGAAATGATCATGAAGATATTAAGAAATCATTTTTAGATGTGGGTTGAGAGACATGTCTCTGTCTGCAACTTGAAACTCAGCAATACAGCAAATATGTTCAACCAGAAGACAAAGAAGCATCTCTATAATATCTGTTAAAGGGAGTAATATTTCTCCAACTCAGGATAATAGTGCATATTTGGTGGTCTTACTTGTTGATTCATTTTGCCCTGTAGTTTTCTAATTTGCTATTTGCATTTACAAGATGTTTCTAAGATATTGAAGTGGTATTGAAATTATAATCAAACAATTGCATGTATTGTAATGGGTAGCAATAGCATCAGATTTGCAGGTTTGCGTGTATTCCTCATTTCCACATTGTCAGAAATATGTACATTTAGGACTACTTTGATTAATGTCATGAGATAGAGATAGTTCTATATAAGGTAACTATGGTGACGTACTTTACTGTCCGTTTGACAGCAGCCCAACATTATTCATACACATGGCCTTATTTTAGAATCCCTTTGTCTTTCTTGGAGAGCTCATCTGTATACGTTTTAACATGGTCGAATAGGCCCATTATAGCTCATCCCTAGCTTGAGTTCCCATGTGAATTTCATTGTTTATTGAATTACCCCCCATAGACAAAATAGTATTGTCTCTGTCAGAAAATGCTTCACAGTGTGGCATTGACACGTACATTGTTCTGGGCTGCAGTATAACAGCAGTAACTACAATTCAACCAAACATAGACCTAATATATCACATTGAGTGCTTTTAAGAGTGGTATTTTTGTCCATATaaacagtaacccccccccccccccccccttcttctgGTGTACATTGTGTGTATACGTTCCTAGAAATATAGCCAGCTTATTACTGTGAAGGTACAACCAGACCATGTATTTTCAATTACACATGATGTTCTTGTGtgcgggcggcaggtagcctagcggttaagagcgttgggccagtaaccgaatgcGCGCTGGTTTGAATCACCAGGCCGGGAAGATgtaaaaatctgccattctgTCCATGAgcgaggcagttaacccccaacaacaactgctgcCCGGGCGCCaatgatgtcgattaaggcagcccccgcatctttctgattcagaggggttgggttaaatgcagaagacacatttcggttgaatgcattcagttgcgcAACTGActtggtatccccctttcctcatTGTAATAGCTTCCTCGGTTGGATAATTTTATAAGAAATGTACTGTATGATCCAAGGGTATATATTCTTTTAATAGACTAGAACTAcactatatttacaaaagtatgtggacaccccttcaaattagtggattcggctatttcagtcacacccattgctgacaggtgtataaaatcgagcacatagccatgcaatctccatagacaaacattggcagtagaatggccttactgaagagctcagtgactttcaacttgtcatcgtcataggatgccacctttccaacaagtcagtttgtcaagtttctgccctgctagatctgccccggtcaaatgtaaaagttgttattgtgaagtggaaacgtctaggagcaacaacggctcagccgcaaagtggtagtccacacaaactcacagaaagggacggccgagtgctgaagtgcacaGCGCGTTAAAAAacctgtctgtcctcagttgcaatacTCACTAACGAGctacaaactgcctctggaagcacggtcagcacaaaaactgttcgtcgggagcttcatttaatgggtttccattgctgagcagccgcatacaagcctaagatcaccatgcgcaatgccaagcatcggctagAGTGCGTAAAGCTCcccggagcagtggaaacatgttctctggagtgatgaatcacacttcaccatctggcagtccgaatctgtgtttggcggatgccaggagaacgctacctgccccaatgcgtagtgccaactgtaaagtttggtggaggaggaataatggtctggggctgtttttcatggttcgggctaaaccccttagttccagtgaagggaaatcttaatgctacagcatacaatgacattctagacgattctgtgcttccaactttgtggcaacagtttggggaaggccctttccagtttcagcatgacaatgcccccgtgcacaaagcgaggtccatacagaaattatttgtcgagatcggtgtggaagaacttgactggcctgcaaagagccctgacctcaactccattgaacacctttgggaatGAATTGGAATATCGACTGTgggccaggcctaatcgccaaacatccgtgccccgacctcactaatgctcttgtggctaaatggaatcaagtccccgcagtaatgttccaacatctagtagaaagccttcccagaagagtgggggctgttatagctgcaaaggtccgaacaactccatattaatgcccatcattttgaaatgagatgttccacgagcaggtgtccacatacttttggtcaagtaGTGTTTCACCAACCATGTTACATAGATGTTACAGAGGGTAAAGGgtacagtgcctatagaaagtctacacccctcttggatttcttcacattttgttacaaagtaggattaaaattgatttaattgtcattttttggtcAACGTTATACACAAAATAaactaatgtcaaagtggaagaaacgTACAAAAATGTGTTTAAGATTAATTAAAAACTAAACACTAATAtaccttgattacagctttgagtcttcatCAGTAAGTCTCATAGAGCTTTGCATACCcgtattgtgcaatatttgcccattattcttttcccaatttttcaagctctgtcagggtttTGGGGAAAATGACTAGACTGCAATTTACAAGTCTTGCAatatattttcaagcagattttagtctaaactgtaacttggccactcaggaacattcactctcttcttggtaagcaactccagtgtcgatttggctttgtgttgtaggttattatcaaatcacatcaaatcaaCCATCCAGTTGGCCATCCGGTTGGCcattttgattaattgttcagcagtcttatggcttggggctcagtctatgactttggtgactggaatctttgacaatttttgggccttcctctgacaccgcctagtaaataggtcctggatgtcaggaagcttggccccagtgatgtactgggccgtacacattaccctctatagcgccttacggtcagatgccgagcagttgccataccaggcagtgatgcaaccggtcaggatgctctcgacggtgcagctgtagaactttttgaggatctggggactcatgccaagtcttttcagtctcctgagggggaaaaggtgttgtcgtgccctcttcacaactgtcttggtgtgtttggaccatgatagtttgttggtgatgtggacaccaaggaacttaaaactctcgacccgctccacttcagccccgtagATGTTAattggggcctgttcggccctcctttccctatagtccacaatcagctcctgcAGAAATTCCTATTTCATCCTGCTGAAAGAGGAagtcctctcccagtgtctggtgtaaagcagactgaatcaggttaggattcctctagaattttgcctgtacttagctccagcccgtttcttttcatcctgaaaaactccccagtctttgcaGATGTCAAGCATACCATTACCATGATggagccaccaccatgctgaaaataaggaggcagttactcagtgatgtgttgtgttggatttgccccaaacataaggctttgcatttaagccaaaaagtgtatttctttgccgtgtttttttgttgttgcaatattagtttagtgccttgttgcatacatatgCATGTCTTGGaatttttttattctgtatatttgtgttcttcttttcactctgtcattttggccattattgtggagtcacgacaatgttgttgatccacccatcacagccattgaactctgtcgCCGTTTTaaaatggcctcatggtgacatccctaagcagtttccttcctgtcctttAGCTCAGTTCTGAAGGAAGACTGCATCTcggatgtgtctgggtggtttgaTACATCGTCCATCCATATACATCCTCCACAGCATAATTCTttacttgaccatgcttaaagagatattcaatgtctgatttgttatttttacccatctaccaatcactgtccttctttatgaggctttaaaaagctccctggtctttagttgaatctgtgcttgaaattcaatacttgactgagggaccttacagatattttatgtacagtatgtggaaCAGAGGAAGGGGCAGTCATTCAATATAACTTGATA includes these proteins:
- the LOC120057177 gene encoding androgen receptor-like isoform X1 — protein: MEIPVGLGGVCDSPNIVFRGPFQNVFHNVKATLPSNTTVTETLDFSSSYSFMQNKHPWEMRQTNRQSPRKEISSGTARNSDIEVREDDSISFSRTLESDASRIHFSKSSTGNKTGFSSVNESDYPNANGYGSCRSGPLACNTKQQCCQPAVPHHGVELSPNSYARVANSCSNSACTTISETARELCNAVSVSLGLTMDLNEMNDLGPNYAPSSANDQSQGNYLFQVPLLNCSGAEENVSITEYKCPSERNARPLQSDKRVEMFKSSPANDLTEEVATMEHLSSRHPSTDEQDFRLNEKSDDPTSKETENSLNTRARSASCHFDPLLPAHLAHFSQTDPDRFSSHVIPAHVCETGETMEDKYADYLQQQYSVKIKYEAISNEPAGTSWGYQYNRYNDNDNTQYGPRQGMNPYSAGPDSAFICNPYEYERGGGLVRRERPTSEQWYPGGMLGRMPYPNSPYLKNEVGDWLDVSYTDARFEGGRDHMFPMEFFFPPQRTCLICADEASGCHYGALTCGSCKVFFKRAAEGKQKYLCASRNDCTIDKLRRKNCPSCRLRKCFEAGMTLGARKLKKIGQLKSPEEDLPTQGPTDAIQCVSPQSGLTFHSQLVFLNILESIEPEVVNAGHDHCQPDSAALLLTSLNELGERQLVKVVKWAKGMPGFQNLHVDDQMTVIQHSWMGVMVFGLGWRSYKNVNARMLYFAPDLVFNDHRMHISSMFEHCIRMRHLSQQFVLLQVTQEEFLCMKALLLFSIIPVDGLKSQKYFDELRLTYINELDRVINYGRKSNCSQRFYQLTRLLDSLQPIVRKLQQFTFDLFIQAQSLPTKVSFPEMIAEIISVHVPKILAGLAKPILFHK